One genomic region from Euzebya tangerina encodes:
- a CDS encoding 3-hydroxyacyl-CoA dehydrogenase NAD-binding domain-containing protein produces the protein MSDHTNVIEWDLADDGVLTLTFNDPNAGANTMNADFKASLSATIRRIGDELEDDNSAITGVILTSAKKTFFAGGNLNDLYRAGPDDAQSIYENSMEIKRDLRTLETFGIPVVAALNGTALGGGLEIALACHHRIAVAGSRAKFGQPEVKLGLLPGGGGIVRLTRMLGVVSAMMNVMGQGQDLSPEKALELGVISELVDSTEDLIPAARTFIKANPEVTQPWDVKGYKVPGGTPSNPKYAMMAPGIPSNLRKQLKGAPMPAPRAILAAAVESLQVPVDRAWEIEARYFADLATGQVQKNMTKAFFFDLQAINRGTARPDGYDRHTAKKVAVLGAGMMGAGIAYACARAGMQVVIKDVSLSNAERGKEYAEKKLAKRFERGKIDQAKMDDILGRITPTEDYDDLEGCDLIIEAVFESTALKHEVFGDAEPRLTDDALLCSNTSTIPITTLAEGVSRPEDFIGLHFFSPADVMPLVEIIKGEQTSDAAVAKAIDVVQQISKTPIVVNDSRGFFTSRVIGTFLMEALAMVAEGISPAKINRAGEMAGYPTGPLQLMDELNMKLSLKINNEAKEAQGDDYVAHPGIAVVETMVELDRPGRLEGAGFYTYDDDGKRQGLWDGLGETFPINPEADIPLEDIQERMLFAEAIETVKCFDEGVLETVPEANIGSIFGIGFPAWTGGVIQFIDGYAGMPPAKTASGVTGFVARAKELADAYGERFVPPASLQAKADSGEPLSPPPF, from the coding sequence GTGTCTGACCACACCAACGTGATCGAGTGGGACCTCGCCGACGACGGCGTCCTCACCCTCACCTTCAACGACCCGAACGCGGGCGCCAACACCATGAACGCCGACTTCAAGGCGTCGCTGTCGGCCACCATCCGGCGGATCGGCGACGAACTCGAAGATGACAACTCGGCCATCACGGGTGTGATCCTCACCTCGGCCAAGAAGACGTTCTTCGCGGGCGGCAACCTCAACGATCTCTACCGCGCCGGGCCGGACGACGCCCAGTCGATCTACGAGAACTCGATGGAGATCAAGCGGGACCTGCGGACCCTGGAGACCTTCGGGATCCCGGTCGTCGCAGCCCTGAACGGCACCGCGCTGGGCGGGGGCCTCGAGATCGCGCTGGCCTGCCACCACCGGATCGCGGTTGCTGGCTCGCGGGCCAAGTTCGGCCAGCCCGAGGTCAAGCTCGGCCTGCTCCCCGGGGGTGGCGGCATCGTGCGGCTGACCCGGATGCTGGGTGTGGTCTCGGCCATGATGAACGTCATGGGCCAAGGGCAGGACCTCTCACCCGAGAAGGCCCTGGAGCTCGGTGTGATCTCTGAACTGGTCGACAGCACCGAGGACCTGATCCCCGCGGCCAGGACCTTCATCAAGGCCAACCCCGAAGTCACCCAGCCCTGGGACGTCAAGGGCTACAAGGTCCCCGGCGGCACGCCGAGCAACCCGAAGTACGCGATGATGGCGCCCGGGATCCCCTCCAACCTGCGCAAGCAGCTGAAGGGTGCCCCGATGCCGGCTCCGCGGGCCATCCTGGCCGCCGCGGTCGAGTCGCTGCAGGTTCCGGTCGACCGGGCCTGGGAGATCGAGGCGCGGTACTTCGCCGACCTGGCAACCGGTCAGGTCCAGAAGAACATGACCAAGGCGTTCTTCTTCGACCTCCAGGCGATCAACCGGGGGACGGCGCGGCCGGACGGCTACGACCGCCACACCGCCAAGAAGGTTGCGGTGTTGGGTGCTGGGATGATGGGTGCTGGCATCGCCTACGCCTGTGCGCGGGCTGGGATGCAGGTCGTCATCAAGGACGTCTCACTCTCCAACGCCGAGCGCGGCAAGGAGTACGCGGAGAAGAAGCTCGCCAAGCGCTTCGAGCGGGGCAAGATCGACCAGGCGAAGATGGACGACATCCTGGGTCGGATCACCCCCACCGAGGACTACGACGACCTCGAGGGGTGTGACCTCATCATCGAGGCGGTCTTCGAGTCCACGGCGCTCAAGCACGAGGTCTTCGGCGACGCCGAGCCCCGGCTGACCGACGACGCGTTGCTGTGCTCCAACACCTCCACCATCCCGATCACGACGCTGGCCGAGGGTGTCTCGCGCCCCGAGGACTTCATCGGCCTGCACTTCTTCAGCCCGGCTGACGTGATGCCCCTGGTCGAGATCATCAAGGGTGAGCAGACCTCGGACGCCGCGGTCGCCAAGGCGATCGACGTCGTGCAGCAGATCTCCAAGACCCCCATCGTCGTGAACGACAGCCGCGGGTTCTTCACCTCACGGGTCATCGGGACCTTCCTCATGGAGGCCTTGGCCATGGTCGCCGAGGGGATCAGCCCCGCGAAGATCAACCGCGCGGGCGAGATGGCCGGGTATCCGACCGGGCCGCTGCAGCTCATGGACGAGCTCAACATGAAGCTGTCGCTCAAGATCAACAACGAGGCGAAGGAGGCCCAAGGGGACGACTACGTCGCCCACCCCGGGATCGCCGTCGTCGAGACGATGGTCGAACTCGACCGCCCGGGGCGCCTGGAGGGCGCCGGCTTCTACACCTACGACGACGACGGGAAGCGGCAGGGACTGTGGGACGGGCTCGGCGAGACCTTCCCGATCAACCCCGAGGCCGACATCCCGCTGGAGGACATCCAGGAACGGATGCTGTTCGCTGAGGCGATCGAGACGGTCAAGTGCTTCGACGAGGGCGTTCTGGAGACCGTGCCCGAGGCGAACATCGGCTCGATCTTCGGCATCGGCTTCCCGGCGTGGACCGGTGGCGTGATCCAGTTCATCGACGGCTACGCCGGAATGCCCCCGGCCAAGACCGCAAGCGGCGTCACCGGGTTCGTCGCGCGGGCCAAGGAGTTGGCTGATGCCTACGGCGAGCGGTTCGTCCCGCCGGCGTCACTGCAGGCCAAGGCGGACTCGGGCGAGCCCCTGTCTCCCCCACCGTTCTAG
- a CDS encoding acetyl-CoA C-acetyltransferase — translation MNDVFIYDALRTPRGRGKSSGALHTVKPIDLLTTLLSAVEKRNPELDIAQIDDVITGVVSPVGDQGADLARTAVIAAGWPQPVAGVQLNRFCASGLEAVNQGAARVRSGWEDLILAGGVESMSRVPMGSDGGPYGMDPATNYDGYFVPQGIGADLIATIEGFSREDVDSFALESQVRAAKAQANGYFDGSIIPVTDPSGITILDHDEHVRPDTTLEGLAKLSPSFKAQAEMGGFDEVALQKYPEVEKINHVHHAGNSSGIVDGAGLILVGSEDAGTRNGLTPRAKIISVAVIGSEPTIMLTGPVPASQKALGKAGMTAGDIDLLEINEAFAAVALKTHRDLGIPHDRTNVNGGAIAMGHPLGATGAMILGTLVDELERRDLSTGLATLCVGGGMGIATIVERV, via the coding sequence GTGAACGACGTCTTCATCTATGACGCACTCCGTACCCCCCGAGGCCGAGGCAAGTCCTCCGGCGCGCTGCACACCGTCAAGCCGATCGATCTGCTGACCACCCTGCTGTCCGCCGTCGAGAAGCGAAACCCCGAGCTCGACATCGCCCAGATCGACGACGTCATCACCGGCGTCGTCTCACCGGTGGGGGACCAGGGGGCTGACCTGGCCCGCACGGCCGTCATCGCCGCCGGGTGGCCGCAGCCCGTTGCCGGCGTCCAACTCAACCGCTTCTGCGCGTCGGGCCTGGAGGCCGTCAACCAGGGGGCCGCCCGGGTCCGCTCGGGGTGGGAGGACCTCATCCTCGCCGGCGGTGTCGAGTCGATGTCCCGCGTCCCGATGGGCTCCGACGGCGGACCCTACGGCATGGACCCGGCCACCAACTACGACGGCTACTTCGTTCCGCAGGGCATCGGCGCCGACCTGATCGCCACCATCGAGGGCTTCAGCCGCGAGGACGTCGACAGCTTCGCGCTCGAGTCCCAGGTCCGCGCCGCAAAGGCCCAGGCCAACGGCTACTTCGACGGCTCGATCATCCCGGTCACCGACCCGAGCGGGATCACGATCCTCGACCACGACGAGCACGTCCGGCCCGACACGACCCTGGAGGGCCTGGCCAAGCTCAGCCCGTCGTTCAAGGCACAGGCCGAGATGGGCGGCTTCGACGAGGTGGCGCTGCAGAAGTATCCCGAGGTCGAGAAGATCAACCACGTCCACCACGCCGGGAACTCCTCCGGCATCGTCGACGGTGCGGGCCTGATCCTCGTGGGATCCGAGGACGCCGGCACGCGCAACGGCCTCACGCCGCGCGCGAAGATCATCTCCGTGGCGGTCATCGGATCCGAGCCGACCATCATGCTGACCGGACCGGTTCCCGCCTCGCAGAAGGCGCTCGGCAAGGCCGGCATGACCGCGGGCGACATCGATCTGCTGGAGATCAACGAGGCCTTCGCCGCCGTGGCGCTGAAGACCCACCGCGATCTCGGCATCCCCCACGACCGCACCAACGTCAACGGTGGCGCGATCGCCATGGGGCACCCGCTCGGTGCCACGGGTGCGATGATCCTCGGGACCCTGGTGGACGAGTTGGAGCGTCGCGACCTGTCGACCGGCCTCGCCACGCTTTGCGTCGGTGGGGGCATGGGAATCGCCACTATTGTTGAGCGGGTCTGA
- a CDS encoding transcriptional regulator GutM, translating into MTNTTVLVLGLLFAALWIIQAWFATRQTKAFMAEVRILKTCGVTAVGSHSKRGLRAFVAMAASDDDEVLRATRFDGVSLFARPERYTDVEGHHLTEIATWDGSRVRLAAADSATHLLNRHTDAAATDPAATDT; encoded by the coding sequence GTGACCAACACCACGGTGCTGGTGCTCGGTCTGCTGTTCGCCGCTCTGTGGATCATCCAGGCCTGGTTCGCCACCCGCCAGACCAAGGCCTTCATGGCCGAGGTGCGGATCCTCAAGACCTGCGGCGTGACGGCCGTCGGATCGCACAGCAAGCGCGGCCTCCGGGCGTTCGTGGCGATGGCCGCAAGCGACGACGACGAGGTGCTGCGGGCCACGAGGTTCGATGGCGTGAGCCTGTTCGCCCGACCTGAGCGCTACACCGACGTCGAGGGACACCACCTCACCGAGATCGCGACTTGGGACGGCAGCCGGGTGCGGCTGGCGGCGGCCGACTCCGCCACCCATCTGCTGAACCGGCATACCGACGCCGCCGCGACGGACCCTGCAGCCACCGATACCTGA
- a CDS encoding IspD/TarI family cytidylyltransferase, giving the protein MSEVAAVVLAGGSGTRFSDDISKVYVPLGERPVLQYALETVELSSHVDHIVVVIRDVDETHWADVQAMVQPTKVRAAVVGGSTRHASEWAGLQAIVEHVPQTRWVMLHDAARPFLTLDLVARLVDTATGTGAGVVPAHSFTDDIVDQSGRLVDGSKLVSVQTPQLFSLADLTAAYSAAAADNFHGVDTAETVQVYRSTPIRHVASDRRNIKITTLDDLLVAESWVSEWDRGRWV; this is encoded by the coding sequence TTGAGTGAGGTCGCCGCCGTTGTCCTGGCCGGGGGCTCTGGCACCCGGTTCTCCGACGACATCAGCAAAGTGTACGTCCCCCTGGGAGAGAGACCTGTCCTGCAGTACGCGCTGGAGACGGTCGAACTCAGCAGTCATGTCGACCACATCGTAGTGGTCATCCGTGACGTGGACGAAACGCACTGGGCAGATGTGCAAGCCATGGTGCAACCGACCAAGGTGCGCGCGGCCGTGGTTGGTGGGTCGACCCGCCATGCGAGCGAGTGGGCGGGTCTGCAGGCCATCGTCGAACATGTACCCCAGACGCGGTGGGTCATGCTCCACGACGCGGCGCGGCCGTTCCTGACCCTCGACCTGGTCGCCAGGCTGGTCGACACGGCCACGGGGACCGGGGCCGGCGTGGTGCCGGCCCACAGCTTCACCGACGACATCGTCGACCAGTCCGGGCGGTTGGTCGACGGCTCCAAGTTGGTCAGCGTGCAGACGCCGCAGCTCTTCTCACTGGCGGATCTGACGGCGGCCTACAGCGCCGCTGCAGCCGACAACTTCCACGGGGTGGACACGGCCGAGACGGTGCAGGTCTACCGCTCGACCCCCATCCGCCACGTCGCCAGCGACCGCCGCAACATCAAGATCACCACGCTCGACGACCTCCTGGTGGCCGAGTCGTGGGTGTCGGAGTGGGACCGCGGCCGCTGGGTCTAG
- a CDS encoding sugar-binding transcriptional regulator — protein sequence MSPSREPTALARAAQRYYLDGLTQSEVAREMHTTRSNVSRMLQAARDQGIVHFRVRHPLGRHSALEAELGRLFPSLREVWVLSAEHQADGDSGIHPTEPIGQLAARWLETNLRNGTSVALSWGRTLRSTVRSVEIDGAMDVEVCMIGGDLQVDPEVSGHDVVRELAARVGGSYNYLHAPALCSSPEMVAELRRNPGIARELERAQVADVALVGIGAYGTGFSAQLVDSAYLTSGERNQLEALHPVGDIAARFFDENGQVLHGPLDDRVLALAPDEITQINTVVGVAAGHEKGAGVLGALRAGFLDVIICDQSAAAAAIRLHNRSAQADQDDQAEEVVA from the coding sequence ATGAGCCCCTCGCGTGAACCCACGGCTTTGGCTCGGGCCGCCCAGCGGTACTACCTGGACGGTCTGACCCAGAGCGAGGTGGCCCGCGAGATGCACACCACCCGATCCAACGTCTCACGCATGTTGCAGGCCGCGCGCGACCAGGGGATCGTTCACTTCCGCGTGCGACACCCACTGGGGCGGCACTCCGCTCTGGAGGCCGAGCTCGGCCGTCTGTTCCCCTCCCTCCGCGAGGTGTGGGTCCTCTCCGCCGAGCACCAGGCCGATGGCGACAGCGGGATCCACCCGACCGAACCCATCGGCCAGCTCGCCGCCCGCTGGCTCGAGACCAACCTGCGAAACGGCACCAGCGTGGCCCTGTCCTGGGGACGGACGCTGCGGTCGACCGTCCGCTCCGTCGAGATCGACGGCGCCATGGACGTGGAGGTGTGCATGATCGGCGGTGACCTGCAGGTGGACCCCGAGGTGTCCGGACACGACGTGGTGCGCGAGTTGGCCGCACGCGTGGGTGGTTCCTACAACTACCTCCACGCCCCCGCGCTCTGCTCGAGCCCCGAGATGGTCGCCGAGCTGCGCCGCAACCCGGGCATTGCCCGCGAACTCGAGCGAGCCCAGGTTGCGGACGTCGCACTGGTCGGCATCGGCGCCTACGGCACGGGCTTCTCGGCGCAGCTGGTCGACTCGGCGTACCTGACGAGCGGCGAGCGGAACCAACTGGAGGCGCTGCACCCCGTCGGCGACATCGCCGCCCGCTTCTTCGACGAGAACGGTCAGGTCCTGCACGGACCGCTGGACGACCGGGTCCTGGCGCTCGCGCCGGATGAGATCACCCAGATCAACACCGTCGTCGGCGTCGCGGCCGGACACGAGAAGGGCGCTGGCGTTCTGGGTGCACTTCGCGCCGGCTTCCTGGACGTCATCATCTGCGACCAGTCGGCGGCCGCTGCCGCCATCCGACTGCACAACCGCTCCGCCCAGGCTGACCAGGACGATCAAGCTGAGGAGGTCGTGGCGTGA